In Thermoanaerobacterium xylanolyticum LX-11, the genomic window TAAATGTTTCAATTCCTTATAGGTAGGCTAAAAACTTTTCTTCAGGAGTCGTTGCTTTTATAATTTTCAAGTTTCAATTCCTTATAGGTAGGCTAAAAACATTCGCAACTTCTTCAACATCAAGTAAATAATTTCGTTTCAATTCCTTATAGGTAGGCTAAAAACATGTACCAACAGCATCCATTGCATAAAAGGAGGCATAGTTTCAATTCCTTATAGGTAGGCTAAAAACGAAATTCCTGAACTGAAATATATTTCAGTTCAGGAAAGTTTCAATTCCTTATAGGTAGGCTAAAAACACGTTAGAACATAGAAAATTCAATACACTTATCTTGCATAAAATTTATCTCGTGTAAAGCTTATGACTTTATTATACCACAAACTTCCGAAAATTCAACTTATCGTTATGACAATGTGTCGTCGATATCCAGCATTTTTTGCACTATTGTACATCGACGACATTCACCAAATGCTTAATACATCGCTCGTTTTAAACCCTGTTTCACTATCGTAATAATCTTTTAAAGAAGCAGCATTGACATATTTGAAGCCTTCTACTTCTGCAGGCATGTTTTCTGTTTTCTCTGGTATTGATATCACGTATTTATAAAAATCAGCTTTAAATTCGTCAAATATACTCCGCCTTTTAAACAAATTTTTTATTTTTTTAAGGTCAATATACCTTTGCCATAACTCTATTGCTTCTTCGTTATACTCTATAAACACATCTACTTTATAATATTCATCATCAATAAGTTTAAATTTGCTTATACTTGGCATACCATCATCACTGTCGTACCTTAATTTGAATACAGCATCTAAAATGTCAATTGTTTCTTTTGATGAAAGGTTTTGTGATATCTCTCTATAATAACGATCTATTATATCTAAAAAATCTTTTTCTGATATTATCTCGTACTCTGACAATATCCTTTCAGTAATATTGAGCATAACTTTATTGTAAATCCTTAAAGCGTATTTTCTATTTTTTTCATCAATCAGCGACACTACATATACTTCTCCTTTTTTCTCCCAATTTCTGTTGCATCTACCTGCTGATTGATTTATAGAATCCATCGGTGCCAAATCTCTTACAACAACGTCAAAGTCTATGTCTACACCAGCTTCCACAAGTTGCGTCGTAACAGCATATTTTATGCTTTTTGTCTTTAAAAGATTTATCCTTTCAAGCCTTTCATGCGGTATTACATGGGTAGACATGTATATTATTTCTTCATCTGGCAACTTTTCTTTTAATAATTGATAAAATTGTCTCGCTGATGATATGGTGTTTAGTATAAAAAGATAGCTTCTTCCATCTTTTAAGTCAAACACGTCTATTAGCTCATCAAGGTGCATGTCTTTTTGAAAGACCGGCTTTATCACTACTCTGTTCATTTGATTGAAATACCTTGTTTTGTCTGTAAGCTGCCTAACTTCATTATCGTCAAATATCATAGGCTGTGTTGCCGTAACAAATATTATGTATGAATTCAATTTATATGCAACTGCTTTTAAGACTTCTTTCACAAGCTTCCAGTAATAAAATGGTATTGACTGAACCTCATCAAGTATTATTATGGAATTTGCTATTCTGTGAAATTTTCTTAATGCACTGTTTCTGTTAGACAAAAACGTATGAAAAAGCTGTATAAATGTCGTAACTATGATTTCCGAATTCCAACCTTCAATCATTATTTTTGACTTTTCTGTATCAAATTCTGTTTCATCATCACTGTATTTAACTTCTGAAAGATGATGATGCTTAAGTAATACACTTGTGTTAACATTTATGTTGTTTGTTTTTAATATCTTTTCAAATTCCTGATAATTTTGCTCTATTATACTTAAATACGGTAATGAGTAAATAATTCTGAATTTTTTGTTATACACATCGTGAAGCTTCTTTTTCAGTTTTAACGCAAAAGATATAGATGCCAAGGTTTTCCCAAGCCCTGTAGGAAGGTTTATGGATAAAATTCTTTCATCTACATTTATTTCATTTTCATTTACTTCTCTATACGCATTTTCCCTTAATACATTTATTTTACTATCTTTGTATCTAATCTTTGATTTGTATTTATCAACTGCATCATCCATCAATTCCGTATAAGATGACGAAATCTTTCCAATCACGACTTCGCTTTTATCTGCATCTATAAGCAACGAAAATACATAGTTTATGAGAATATAATAAGTCAAATCCTCTTTTTGTCTTATCTTCCTTAAATATAACCTTATGCTTCTCATCTCATTTTTTATATCCTCTATATTATTAGCTACAGTTGTCTTATTAAGATCAATATTTAATCCAACTTTCCTTAAATTATCGCTTAATATCTTAAATTTTATGTCATCTATGCTTTGAAGTTGAGATTTCATTATTTCTATGTCGCTGTCTTCTAAAGAAGCTTCTGTCACTACATCATTTAGATTTCCATGATGCTTTTTCACAGCTATATAAGATATAAATGGAAGCAATATTTTAGTATCATTGTCGATGTCTAATCCGCTTATCTCCTGCTTTACAGCAAAATAAGCTATAATCGCCGAAATCAACGAATGATGTGTTTCTTTCTTTGATTTTAGATCTTTTTTCTTATTGTCGTCTTGTGAAGTTAAATATTCTTGAAAAAAGCTTGTAGACTTACCAAGATCATGGCATAAAGCCACAATCTTGATAAGGCTTGATAACAACTCCTCATCCATTAAATTAACCTTGGCTTCACCTAAAAACTTTTCTGCCAGCTCTGCACATCCTACCAAATGCTCCTCTAAATATTTATCAGGATGTGAATAAAGCTCAGAAAAACACGATGTGTTCATCATCTATCACCCAACTACTTGATACATAAGATCTTATGCTTTTGCCATTCGCTTCATATACTACATCAGCATAATCCAATACAATTCTTTCTTCATCCATATCGGCAGGAATCTTTTCTTTAAAGTATTTTTTACCATCTTCAAAAACTATCTTATCTTCCAAAATATACTTATATGGTAAAACGGAAGATACAAAAACCTCTGAATTTTTCTCCTCAAAAGCATCTTTTACGCCCACAAATCTATAATCTGCAATCATTTCACTTAATCCTAAAGAAACTGTGTACACATTTTGATGATTTTTTAGTTTTTCAATTATGTCATTAAAAAGATCTTCATCTGTGTGATAAAAATATATCCTGTACATAGGGTCTTTTAAAAGCTCCATCTTTACCTGCGTTCGGGCTTCGTGATTTTTCTTTTTAAATGGGATCCAAAAATTATCCTTTGTATTTATTAAGTTGAGGCCCATCCTGATTTTTTTCACCGGATTTAGAATTCTCACCGCCAATTTGCATTTTTCAGAGCTTAGAACTTTTAAATAATCTTTTTTCCCTATTCCCTCTATCGCACCTATTAATCCTTTTATAGTCGGCGGCGGGGGAAATGAAAAGGTAAGCGGCGATGATGTGGTATAGTACTTCTTAAAATGCCCAAAATCACCGTATACGTCAAATATCAATAGTTTCATTCTATACATTCCTTTCTCAAGAACTTCGCTACTATCTTTTCCTGAGATATTTTCTAAATTTATCTTAAAAGCCTAATTTTTCTACAGGAAAGTCCTTTACCACATCACCAAAATCACATGCGACACCATCTACTGCAAAAACTGCCCTTTCATCTACTGCATATCTTAGCTTTTCTATTTTGCCTTTGTTTGCATTAAGGCTTTCGATTAATTCTTTTATCTCGATCCTTCCGTCTTTAATGTCCCTCAATTCTTCGTCTTCTACATTGTGGACAAATTTTATCCTTTTATTTAACTCACCTATCTGATAATTTTTTTCTTTCATGACTACCTGAAGCAAAAATCTCGGCATGTGTCCCATCTTTGAATTGGACATAAGGTTTTTGGTGCCATTCCACATTGCTTCCAACATCAAATCTACATCGTCATCTGTAAGAGGTATGTTCTGATTTTTAGCTGCATTTTCATTTACAATGCCATAAAATGAGATAAGTGAATATGGAAGTATATACTTCTCTGTAAATGTTCCTTGACTGTTGCCACTTTGTGACGGCATTACGGTTGTGCCTTTTATGTAAGTCATGTTGACCTTGTGAAGTGATCTTCCAAATCCAAACTGAACGGGACCTGTTAAAGTCATAGTTTTGTCCTTCACTGCTGTTGTAGCTCCAAAAAGCCGCACATCTATGCATTTATTGATGATATCATCATTCGAACCGAAGTCGCTTATTCTATCATCTTTTGTCCGCAGTTTTCCGCTTTCATCTCTCGTCTCCAAGATAAATACATCCATCCCTTTATACTCTGCCAAATAATCTCTTATGGTTCTTTTAAGTCTTACGTCTGTCACTATATTTATACCTGTCTCTTCATCGATCCTTGGCTTATTTTCATCCACAGGGTCTCCGTTTGGATTTGCAAAGCTTACATCATAAAGAAAAAGTATCTCTGAGCGGTTGTTTATAATGTTACTCATCATTGTTCCTCCTCTTTGCTATAAATTATTGATGCTATTTCGTCTGCAAGATTTAATCCACAGGCGAAGTAGAAGTTTATTTCATCTACTGGCATATGCCAATCATCTCCTGCTAAAAGAAGATAATTTGATACCTCCTTTGCCAGCAGCCTCTTGCCTTTATCAAATGAATCGTACTCCTCAAGCTTATTCTGAACTTTTGGCAAAAGCCCTCTTATGTCTTTTTCATCCATCTTGAGACTTTTTAGGTTTTTCATGAAAGGCTTTGCACCTCTATCTTTGCACTGCTTTCTGAGAAGCAACTCTGTAAGAGCACCTAATAGCACAAGTCCTCTTTTGATAGGCGTTTCGAAGTTTTCTTCGTACTTTTTAAAGAAATCTGATAATGGTCTTTCCTCCATGGCTTTAACCTCCATTTCTACTAATCCTAAATTTTGTAAAAACTTAATTGCCATCATTCCGTCTTTTATAGCACTTTGATAGTATTTGTTCTGAATGAATTCATCTCTTACCCGTTTCATTATAAATTTTAGTATCAAGTTTATGTCAATTTTCCTGCCTCTAAAAATCCTGTCTGTTAAATCTAAAAAGTAACCGTCAAGATCGCTGTCTCGCTTCTTCATGTCAGACTTAGACAAAAAATTGCGTA contains:
- a CDS encoding CRISPR-associated helicase/endonuclease Cas3 — protein: MNTSCFSELYSHPDKYLEEHLVGCAELAEKFLGEAKVNLMDEELLSSLIKIVALCHDLGKSTSFFQEYLTSQDDNKKKDLKSKKETHHSLISAIIAYFAVKQEISGLDIDNDTKILLPFISYIAVKKHHGNLNDVVTEASLEDSDIEIMKSQLQSIDDIKFKILSDNLRKVGLNIDLNKTTVANNIEDIKNEMRSIRLYLRKIRQKEDLTYYILINYVFSLLIDADKSEVVIGKISSSYTELMDDAVDKYKSKIRYKDSKINVLRENAYREVNENEINVDERILSINLPTGLGKTLASISFALKLKKKLHDVYNKKFRIIYSLPYLSIIEQNYQEFEKILKTNNINVNTSVLLKHHHLSEVKYSDDETEFDTEKSKIMIEGWNSEIIVTTFIQLFHTFLSNRNSALRKFHRIANSIIILDEVQSIPFYYWKLVKEVLKAVAYKLNSYIIFVTATQPMIFDDNEVRQLTDKTRYFNQMNRVVIKPVFQKDMHLDELIDVFDLKDGRSYLFILNTISSARQFYQLLKEKLPDEEIIYMSTHVIPHERLERINLLKTKSIKYAVTTQLVEAGVDIDFDVVVRDLAPMDSINQSAGRCNRNWEKKGEVYVVSLIDEKNRKYALRIYNKVMLNITERILSEYEIISEKDFLDIIDRYYREISQNLSSKETIDILDAVFKLRYDSDDGMPSISKFKLIDDEYYKVDVFIEYNEEAIELWQRYIDLKKIKNLFKRRSIFDEFKADFYKYVISIPEKTENMPAEVEGFKYVNAASLKDYYDSETGFKTSDVLSIW
- the cas5b gene encoding type I-B CRISPR-associated protein Cas5b, whose amino-acid sequence is MKLLIFDVYGDFGHFKKYYTTSSPLTFSFPPPPTIKGLIGAIEGIGKKDYLKVLSSEKCKLAVRILNPVKKIRMGLNLINTKDNFWIPFKKKNHEARTQVKMELLKDPMYRIYFYHTDEDLFNDIIEKLKNHQNVYTVSLGLSEMIADYRFVGVKDAFEEKNSEVFVSSVLPYKYILEDKIVFEDGKKYFKEKIPADMDEERIVLDYADVVYEANGKSIRSYVSSSWVIDDEHIVFF
- the cas7b gene encoding type I-B CRISPR-associated protein Cas7/Csh2, whose product is MSNIINNRSEILFLYDVSFANPNGDPVDENKPRIDEETGINIVTDVRLKRTIRDYLAEYKGMDVFILETRDESGKLRTKDDRISDFGSNDDIINKCIDVRLFGATTAVKDKTMTLTGPVQFGFGRSLHKVNMTYIKGTTVMPSQSGNSQGTFTEKYILPYSLISFYGIVNENAAKNQNIPLTDDDVDLMLEAMWNGTKNLMSNSKMGHMPRFLLQVVMKEKNYQIGELNKRIKFVHNVEDEELRDIKDGRIEIKELIESLNANKGKIEKLRYAVDERAVFAVDGVACDFGDVVKDFPVEKLGF